CATTGGATTGTTTGGCTTTCACCAGCAGCATCCGGTCGTTAGCCAGCTGCTTGCCGCTGTTCCTTTCAAATAAACGCAGCACATCTTGCGGGGTAAGCTTTTGCCGTTCCTCCCCCTGGATATCCAGTACGATTTTACCCTCATGCATCATAATGGTCCTGTTTCCCACCCGCAGGGAATCGACAATATTGTGGGTGACCATGAGAGTAGTCAAACCTAATTCCCGCACCAGTTCTTGCGTCAAAGCCAGCACTTTTTCTCCCGTTTTCGGGTCCAGGGCTGCCGTGTGTTCATCCAACAGGAGCAGCTTGGGCTGCTGCAGGGTCGCCATGAGCAGGGTCAGGGCTTGCCGCTGGCCCCCCGACAAGAGCCCCACCGGCGTCGTCAACCTGTTTTCCAAGCCCAGGTCCAGCCGGGCCAGTTCCTCCCTAATCCTGCTGCGCAAGGATTTCTGCAAACCTATCTTCAGGCCGCGCCGCTGTCCCCGTTTGGCCGCCAGGGCCATGTTTTCTTCAATGGTCATGGAAGCCGCCGTTCCCACCATGGGATCTTGGAACACCCGCCCGATTAAACCGGCCCGCCGGTAATCGGGAGTGCCGGTGATATCCTCACCGCCTAAGATGATCTGCCCTTGATCCACCGGCCACATCCCGGCGATGGCATTGAGCAGGGTGGATTTGCCCGCCCCGTTACTGCCGATGATGGTCACGAAATCCCCCCGGGCCACATGAAGGTCTAC
The Clostridia bacterium genome window above contains:
- a CDS encoding ABC transporter ATP-binding protein, which encodes MLLLRGVTKVFNRGSVNEKTALDGVDLHVARGDFVTIIGSNGAGKSTLLNAIAGMWPVDQGQIILGGEDITGTPDYRRAGLIGRVFQDPMVGTAASMTIEENMALAAKRGQRRGLKIGLQKSLRSRIREELARLDLGLENRLTTPVGLLSGGQRQALTLLMATLQQPKLLLLDEHTAALDPKTGEKVLALTQELVRELGLTTLMVTHNIVDSLRVGNRTIMMHEGKIVLDIQGEERQKLTPQDVLRLFERNSGKQLANDRMLLVKAKQSNGA